AGGAGCCCAAAAGCGATCTGTGATCCAGGACTCCTGCTGCACATGATAGCTGAAGCTCGCACCTCACGGCGGGACAGTCACTGGGATGGAACGCACTAACCAGGCTGAGCTTTTGACGGATGGCACTGGGCCGACCGACAGTGGAGGGAAAAGACTGTGACGGTTACTGGTGGGTGTAGGTGGGGCATGCAACCAGACTGCACCCCAGGCTTGAAAGCCACTCACCATGACAACAGAAGTTCTGCTCCGCTGACGTTCAGATTAGAGCGGCAGGAAGCCAGACCCTATCACCGTGCTCTTAATTGAATCCTTGAAGTGAGTCCACATGTAAGCTCTTTAATATTTTCTTGCCTTAGAGCCTGATGATAAAGCACTTTTAACCTGTCTGGCTCTTCATCTTGCCTGCTTTAAAATCTTCAGGTCTTATCCTGAGCTGGCCTTAAGCAATACGTTATTTGGCAGCTACACCAATGACGAGTCAACTTACCGTCAAATTGGGATGTGAAAGGACCCAGGAGAAAGTCATGTGTTTCTTTGTGGTTTTGATTCTCTGATTTTGAATGGGAGCTTTAAGTAGACACCAGTGTGCATGTGACTGTTTTAACAAGACTTTGCCAGCAACAGACATCCATATACATGTGTCAGCAGGAAACAGATCTTTTAGGGAAGTGAGATTCAGTGAGTTGATGAGAGGAGGGGAGGTGACCGCGCTGAACTCTGCAGTAGTGGGTGTGAGGGTGGAATAAGATGCGCTCATTCTCACCTCATACCAGATTGGTGCTCCTCCAGACGGGTAGTGTCTCCTCTGGGATCTTTCATGTTATTCATCACCATCTATTCTATCTCGCTGCTGTGTGGGCGTCACACAAACGGCATCTAACTACAACTTCAGCAAATTGTGTTTATAAGCAGGCACTACCCTTGAATCTGtaaaacgagagagagagaaagagagatatatGGAACCAGATGTaggttttttttgctttaaaggCCCATCTGTTAATTTctctaaaataatcaaaatatcatGTGCATTatctttaaattatgtttctattCACAATGttataatattgcatataacTCTCACCATGGGTGACGAAATAATCCTTTTGTTCATGGGTGATGAAATAATCCTTTTGTTCAATCAGGATTATGTTATTACAGCAATTTTCAAAGATAAGGTGAATTACAGATAAAGGATTTATCCTTTGTGTCGTAAGAAAAGCGGTTTTAAAAGGACTGCATggatttgctttttaaatattaataactgtTACATGCAGAGGatcattatacatttaaaggtgctgtatgtaatattttggaggatctattgacagaaatgcaacatattatacataactatatctttagagctttttataaccttagaatgagctatttctatttacattcacagtgTGCCCCCTTGCATGGAGTTCCCCATGTTGTATGTAACGTAGCTTTAAACAGACAAAACGCCAAAACGATCTTGGTCACCAGTCATCAGCCACCATATTGCTTCGAAGTGGAGGGTTGAGGGCTGGAGTCAGGGTTCGAATTGAGGGGGGGCAGGGATGGTCCCGAAGCCCTCATAATCCTTAAGGGACctcaaattatttttgtcaaattatcacgctaaaacaaaacactgttgtCGGTTATTTGTCCAAATTTCATATGTCCAAATTTTTTATCTGAAAAATTCTCTTATTATTAAAGCATTTTTCTTAAACTCAACAGTTACTATAACTTTGATATGCAAGTCTTTCTTTATGTATGATGTTATCTCGCATTGTCAAAACAGATGCGACACGTAACTAAGCAACTAATGGGACATATGGTGGTGGAAAAATAGGTAAGGGAgcgaaaatattttaaaccttttGCGTTTCTCTAAGAATATTTTTCTTCCTTCAGAAAAAGTTCACATTCCCCAGAGATTATTTTGCGCTCCGTTCTGCAAACATAAGATCCAACTTTGATGAGATGGCTTCCCTTCTGCTTTCCCCCAAGAGAATTAcaattgtttttcttattctgCATTGGTTCAAATGGATTATTTACATATACTTGATCTACATTATCAAGAGATGAATCATGTTTAAAACGCTCATATGTTTCAGACTGGCTGGTTTGGCAGCACTGTACAGACAGGCATTATTGACTTTGACGCGTCCTCTCCCTCACTCGTTCCAAtgaattgtttcatttatattccaaaaaaaggAACAGCACtccattacagtaatataaagaacaagaatcaaaggacaagaaaataaataaataaataaaagaaaggaaaatCTGAAGTGCtaagaaaaatgttatcataaataaaaaaaaggtaatCTTACTGTTATCAATAAATTTGAGAGATTTTGCAAAAAGCTAAATCTCAGCAAGACAGACATCAAACAGgctatattttaagaaattagcttttgtgaataaaaaacGTACAATGCAAAGGGCTTGTTAGGGGACCCAAGAGCTTTGACACAATTCAAACACTggttggagtgagccattggttgcaattcacagcctcaccgctagatgtcgcgAATGTCATACATTGGACATTTAAAGATGTCAAATCCAAAGCCGATATCACGTGTTCCATGAGTTGGTGATATGTCAATGCTCTAAAAAGTGTTAATATGTGGTGCACAGGAACCATGATCTGGCATCATGTGAATAGGCCACAAATCATTAATGATGCTGTTTACTGTATCAATCTCCTATTTCTCTTTCCTTTCCTGTTTCTTTTAGTATCCATTACAAAGCACTTAGGATGGATTCAAAGGATAAATTGATAATGTAGCAGTCGCGCTATTGCTAGGAAGCTTTTTGCAATGAACCCGCTTGAACCAAAGCACACAAATCATGTGACCTGCACAGAGTGTTAGGATATTGATTTGTGCTATTTTCTTCAGATTGTTGGTTAGGAGGTCTGTCGATGTTCTTCTGCCTGATGTAAATAAaccaaaagtttgtttttgatttacGCAGGTGACCTGGATGCCTTGAAGAAAAAGAATTTCACCATGAAAGAGGGAGTGGACTACAGGGTGAAAATCCACTTCAAGgtgaataatttaatttaagagCATAAAATTAGAGTTAAACATaatgtgatttatattttatattatggtTTGATAAAGGTGTTGTGTTCACATGTTTACTGTTATTTCAAAAGCCatatcattttaatgttgtatgaatgaaaaaaacatactgtatagcTTCAATGTCCAGACACTAATGTTTTAGGAGCCTATGCAGGCTTCGATCACATAGATTTTGCAGGatcttaaatgaatgtgtaGGTGTGTAGTAGTGTAGTTTCATTTCCTGTCATGACTACATGCTTCCAAAGATCAGCATTGTATAAGAAAGCGGAAATCGCACAGACAGTTTCCCAGGCTAAAATATcctaaaaataacattcttaaaataagtGTAAACTGTCCCGGATACAATCTAAGCAAAACCTGGGTTTGTTtatgtttcattgtttcaaaCTATGCTTgctgttgaaatgtttttctcaaGTATGTTTCGTTTGGCCCAAATCACGAGTGATAGCTCGTGACAGTCAAACTCAACCTAATACCTTCAAAATCGAAGGACTGAAGTCACCTATGTCCCACAATCCACCAGGAAGGGCTTGATTTATAGAAAAGGAAAGACCAAAATAGTTTATGGTTAAACTACTTAAATAGACAAGATCTTCATTTTGCTGCACAGCCCTATGGGCTTGTCTCACAGGCCACTCAGATGTGAAGCGCATGCAAATTTTTCAAGGATGTAACAGGACCTCTGGTGGTGACTCCTGGTGCTCCAGGTTGAACGTCCTGAGAATGAAAACGGCATGTTAGATTAATAATATGTATTCTAATTCATCCCATCTGTTCACGTTAGGTCAACAGGGACATCGTGTCTGGACTGAAATATGTGCATCTGACCTACAGGAAAGGACTGAGAGGTAGAGCATCTGCTGTCATGAATTTTAATGTTGGCCTTGGAGCTTCCCTGGGAGTTTTAGAGTCAGGGGTGCTCGGATATCTTTATTCACTGATCTGCTTGAATATTAAACATCTGATAAAGTTGTAACGGTTGTGGAACGTTTCATAGTGAACAATGGATTATGTTTAAAGCCGTTCAAATTTCATGCTTTGGGTTAAATAGATGGTTTATTCCAGAGATCCTCAGATATATTCACTCGGATCACTTTTGAGTAATGATTAAGCATAACACCATCTGGTTGCTTCAGATAATAATATCTGGTACATATAAAAGCTAAATGTGAtgagatatgtttttttttgcctgTAGTGGATAAGGCAGTATACATGGTTGGAAGCTACGGCCCGAGAGTCGAGGAGCATGAGTTTATGACCCCAGTGGAGGAGGCTCCGAAGGGCATGATCGTCCGGGGAAGCTACCACATCAAATCCTACTTCACAGATGATGACAAGACAGACCACCTGTCCTGGGAGTGGAACCTGCAAATCAAAAAAGATTGGGACAATGCAGAATAAAGACGTCCCAGGTGTCTTTCGCCCAGAGCAACGTTCTGGATCCATGACAGGTGTTTAAAAGAGAGACTTAGGCTAGGCAGATATACGACCGGTGTTGGATTTGTACTTGATTAATGAATAATTAATCATATTAAAATTACCATATTGAACATTTCTTGCGTATTAGGCATAATAAATGGTGAGGACACGCAGAGACTGGCAGGGTATTGGAGGTGACTTGGTTCTTGTAATGATGGTAAAATTAACAAAAGAGATTCTTCATGCCTGTACTCTCAGGTTAGTGTacactgtaaatgtaaatattaggATGTCTGTATTCTTGCATTGCATCTAAAGTTCTTTACAAAGCCCATGATCGGATCAGTGCATGCTTGAGTGTGAAGCCATCGTGTTTGCAATGGCTTATATCCTGTATTGATGATGATGTAATCAGCCTGCTTTTAAAACTGATAAATACATGTGTAAGATGTGATTTGTAATATGTGTTTAAAAGGTATTCTTGAGCATTGCAACCCTGCTGAAAAGACGAGCATATTCCCACGCTGGGCTAGTCAGTATTATTGCTAGTTATTCTTGTTGAGATACATGATCAGAGGAAGATCACGTGTACTGGTGACTTGCATTGCTGGTCTTTTAAGCAAGGAAACTGAGCCCATAGTCAAGCACGCTTCTCATACCATATAACTGTTCAAATCTGTCCAGGATTC
This region of Triplophysa dalaica isolate WHDGS20190420 chromosome 7, ASM1584641v1, whole genome shotgun sequence genomic DNA includes:
- the arhgdig gene encoding rho GDP-dissociation inhibitor 3 isoform X1, whose amino-acid sequence is MLGLDVCEFGGQFLELLWLTVCYRGIMADKETGVPVVEDEDEQDLNYQPPAQKSLQEIQDLDKDDESLNKYKQTLLGSGPVVADPTIPNVQVTRLTLMCDQAPGPITMDLTGDLDALKKKNFTMKEGVDYRVKIHFKVNRDIVSGLKYVHLTYRKGLRVDKAVYMVGSYGPRVEEHEFMTPVEEAPKGMIVRGSYHIKSYFTDDDKTDHLSWEWNLQIKKDWDNAE
- the arhgdig gene encoding rho GDP-dissociation inhibitor 3 isoform X2, whose translation is MADKETGVPVVEDEDEQDLNYQPPAQKSLQEIQDLDKDDESLNKYKQTLLGSGPVVADPTIPNVQVTRLTLMCDQAPGPITMDLTGDLDALKKKNFTMKEGVDYRVKIHFKVNRDIVSGLKYVHLTYRKGLRVDKAVYMVGSYGPRVEEHEFMTPVEEAPKGMIVRGSYHIKSYFTDDDKTDHLSWEWNLQIKKDWDNAE